Within Massilia endophytica, the genomic segment CCGCGCCGGGGCATCGGCCAGTCCACGCTGGAGGTGCTGGGAGCTTTCTCCGGCCAGTGGCAATGCTCGCTGTTCGAGGCCGTGTTCAAGGGCGGCATCGAAGCGAAGCTGAACGACCGCCAGCTCAAGCCCCTGCGCGACTTCTGCAACTTCATCAACGCCCTGGAATCGCGCGCCAGCCGTCCCGGCCCTTCGGGCAGCGGCGACAATGCGGCGCAGGTGCTGGACGACCTGATGGAGGCGATCAACTACGAGCACTACCTGTACGACTCCTTCGAGGAGCGTGCGGCGCAGAGCAAGTGGCAGAACGTGCTGGACTTCACCAACTGGCTGAAGGACCGGGGCCGCGGCGGCAAGGACCGCGAAGGCGAAGAGCGCAATGTGCTGGAGCTGACCCAGATGGTGGCGCTCATGTCCATGCTGGAGGGGAAGGACGAAGATCCGGATGCGATCCGCATGTCCACCCTGCACGCATCGAAGGGGCTGGAATATCCGCACGTTTTCCTGGTCGGCGTCGAAGAAGGCATCCTGCCGCACAAGGGCGATCCCGATGCGCCGGTCGAAACGCTGGCCCAGCGCATCGAGGAGGAGCGGCGCCTCATGTACGTGGGCATCACGCGCGCCCAGCGCACCTTGCAGCTCACGTGGTGCAAAAAGCGCAAGCGCGCCGGCGAGCATGTGCACTGCGACGTATCGCGCTTCATCGCGGAGATGCAGCTGGATGTGGGCGACGCGCCGCCCAAGGAATCTGAGGTGTTAACGCCACGCGAACGCCTGGCGCGCATGAAAGAACTGCTTTCCGCTCCCAGAAGTTAAGTGTCTGGTGCTACGATGGGTTACGCCATCCGGCGCCATAAAAAAAGTCACTGGGAGAATTTGAATGATTGCACTTTCTGCACGCAGCCTGCTGCTTGCCGGCCTCCTGGCCGGCGCTTCCTTCACTGCCTCCGCAGTGGAAACCGTCACCAAGCCCGAAGCCGAGACCATGGTGCGCAAGGCCGTCGCCTACCTCAAGGCCCATGGCCGCGAGAACACCTTCGCTGAAGTGAACAAGAAGGACGGCCAGTTCGTGGACCGCGATCTCTATATCGTGGTCTACGGCCTGGATGCCACCGTTCACGCCCATGGCGCCAACGCGCGCATGGTCGGCAAGAACCTCATGGAGATCAAGGACGTGGACGGCAAGGCCTTCGTCAAGGAACGCGTCACCATGGCGCAGAAGAAGGTGCCGTTCTGGCAGGAGTACAAATTCACCAACCCGGTCAGCGGGAAGATCGAGCCGAAGGCCATGTACTGCATTCCGGAAGAGGATCTCGTGGTGTGCGGCGGCGTCTATCTGAAGTAAGATGCGGGGCCGCACCGTCCGGTGCGGCCAATTCGCGGAGAACACGCAGTGAGCAGTGAAGACCGTTTCATCGACATCGAAATCAAGCTGGCGCACCAGGAAGACATGGTCGAATCCCTGAACCAGCGCATCTACGAACAGCAAAAGCAGATCGACAAGCTGGAATCCATGCTGCATGCCCTGGCCGAACATATGCGCACGCGCGACGCGTCGCAGCAGCCGATCAACGAGCGTCCGCCGCATTACTGAGCTGTATCAATCCGGCGCCGCGCCGCGCATCTACACTGGCTGAATGGACAGGCTCGCCCGGGCCTGCCGTTCGCCCGGATGCGCCATGTCCCGATCCCTGCCCGCCAGCGCCGCAGCCAGCATCTCCCTCCGCAGCGGCATCGCCTTCATCCTGGTGGGAGGCTGCGCCACCGCGCTTCACTACCTGACCGCCTTCGCCTGCGTGGTCCTGTTTGCCGTGCCGGTGCTTGCCGCATCCGGCATTGGTTTCGTGCTGAGCGCCGCCGCCAACTACCTGGCCAACGCCCGCTTCACCTTCCGTAGCGCCGCCGCCCACCGCAGCGCCGCTCCACGCTTCGCCATTGTGGCGTGCAGCGGGCTGGCGCTGAACAGCATTCTCCTCGCGCAGGGCATGGCCGCAGGACTGGGCGCCGTACCCGCGCAGATCCTCGCCACCATTGGAGTCCTGATATGGAACTACTTGGCCAGCGCACTCTGGACCTTCCGCCGCCGCAGGCAGTAAGGGATTGTCCAAGACTCAGCCTCGTCCTCCCCTGCTTCAACGAGGAAGAAGTGCTGCCGGAAACGGCGCGCCAGCTCTCGGCCCTGGTGCAGCGGCTGCTGGCCGAAGGCAGCATCGCGCCCGGCAGCGCCATCTGCTTCGTGGACGACGGCAGCAGCGACCGCACCTGGGTCCGCATCTCCCAGCTGGCCGAGGACTATCCCGCTCTCTGCGGCATCAAGCTCAGTGCCAACCGGGGACACCAGAACGCCCTCCTGTGCGGCCTGCTGACCGCGCCCGGCGACGTGCTGGTGAGCCTGGACGCGGACCTGCAGGACGATCTGCGCGCCATCCCGGCCATGCTCAAGGCCTACCGCGAGGGCAGCGACATTGTGTTCGGAGTGCGCAGCAGCCGCGTGAAGGACAGCTTCTTCAAGCGGGCCACGGCGCAAGGCTACTACCGCCTGCTGGCCGCGCTGGGCGTGCGCATCGTCTACAACCACGCCGACTACCGGCTCATGAGCCGCCGCGCCCTGGAGGCGCTGCGCGAATACGGCGAAACCCATCTCTTCCTGCGCGGGCTGGTCCTGCAGCTTGGCTTCCGCACGGCCACCGTGCCGTACGAACGGGCTGCGCGCTTCGCAGGCACGTCGAAATATCCGCTGGCGAAGATGCTGGCGCTGGCATGGCAGGGCGTCACCTCATTCTCCGCCTATCCCCTGCGCCTGATCACCGGTGCGGGAGCCATCGTTTCCGCGGGCAGCATCGGGCTGGCCGCGTGGGCGCTGGCGATCCGCCTATTCACCGACCAGGCCCTGCCCGGCTGGGCTTCTGTCGTTATTCCGATGTACTTCCTGGGCGGTATCCAGCTGCTGGGGCTTGGCGTCATCGGCGAATACCTCGCAAAGGTCTACGAAGCGTCCAAGCAGCGGCCCCGCTTCCACGTCGAGAAGCTGTGCGGCCGCACCTTCGAGCGCGGCGGGGAGCGATGAGGCACGCGCTGCCCGCAGGGCTGCTCTCGCTGCTGGCGCTCTATCTGTTCCTGAGCGCTCCCACCAATGCGGACTTCTGGTGGTACGACGCATCGCGCCATGCCATGAACGGCGTCTTCCTGCGCGACCTGCTCCTCGAAGGCGGCTGGCGCGCGCCCATCGATTTCGCCCGCGCCTACTATGCGCAGTACCCGGCCATCAACGTCGGCTTCTATCCCCCGTTCTTCTATCTCAGCTCCGTGCCCTTGCTGGCGCTGTTCGGCGCCAGCCACGCCGTGTCGCAGGCCGCTGTGGCGCTGTATGCGCTGCTCGCAGGGCTCGGCGCCTACGCCCTGTGCCGCCGCGCCATGGACCGGGGCGCGGCGCTGGCCGCCGCCGCCATCCTCCTCACCTTCCCGGCCACGGCCCTGTGGGCACGGCAGGTGCAGCTCGATGTTCCGGCGCTGGCCCTGCTGCTTGCGGGGGCCGCCTGCCTGGCTGCCCACCTTGAAGATGGCGCCATGCGATGGCTGTGGGCAGCGGCAGCCTTCCTCGGGCTGGCCGTGCTCACGCGCGTGCAGGCCATGCTTGCCTTGCCCCTGCTTCTGTATCTTCTGCTGCGCCCCTATCCCGGAAGGCCGCCGCTCAAGCGCCGGCTGGCGGCCGTGGCGCTCGCGGCTGTGCTCGCGGCGCCCGCCTTCGCCATGGCGCTCTGGTTCAGCATGGAGAATCAGGCGCTGGCGACGGCGACCCCGGGCATGCCTGCGCTGGCAAGCTTCGAGAACTGGACGTGGTATGCCGCACGTCTGCCGCAGGCGCTTGGCTGGCCCGCCGCTGCCTTCATCGCCTGCTGCCTGCCCCTGGTCCTGGCGCGCAGGAGCATGGCGCCGGCGATGCGCGTGGGCTGGCTGATGGCGGGCGTGGCCTGGCTCTTCTACACCGTCGTATCGAACAAGGACCCGCGCTTCAACCTGCCGGGCTACGCCTTCCTTTTCCTCGCCGTGGCGATGACGGCATGGTCCTGCAAGCCCGCGCTGGCCAGGGCTTCGCTCTGGCTGCTGCTCGCCGTTCAGCTCGCGCAGCTCGCCATGGCCGCCGTGCCCGTTGCGGCGGGCTATGCGGATGCGGCAAGGGCGGTGCAGGCCGCCGCCCCGAAAAAAGCGACGGTGCTGGTCTCGGCGCATCGCGACGGCAGCTTCATCTACGCCCTGCGCACGCTCGGCCAGCGCCGCGACATCGGTGTGCGGCGGGCGGACAAGCTCTTTGTGGATATCACGATCATGCGCGAACTGGGCATCCGCGACCGTGGGCTGGACCGCCATGCCATCCTCGCCCTGCTGGACAAGGAAAAGGTGGATATTCTCGTCGTCCAGCCGGGCTATCTGGGCGACCAGCCTACAATGCGCGAGTTCGAAGCGCTGCTGGCCGACCGCAGCCTGTTTGCGCCCATCGCCGCAATTCCCCTGAGCGGCCAGCTTGACCGGAGCGAACGGCAGCTGCTCCTTTTCCGCCGCCTTCATCGCCCATAGTTACCCTTCATCCGCCAATTTAGCCCATTCGTCGGAAACCGCTGCCGCGCGCGGGGCGCTTGCATAGAATGGCGCTCTCGCTGACTTCAGGAGCCGACATGAAAGCCCTCTTCTTCGCTGGCTGCCTCGCGGCCGCAGGCGGCGCAGTGGCCAGCCCCTGCCTCGAACG encodes:
- a CDS encoding glycosyltransferase family 39 protein — its product is MRHALPAGLLSLLALYLFLSAPTNADFWWYDASRHAMNGVFLRDLLLEGGWRAPIDFARAYYAQYPAINVGFYPPFFYLSSVPLLALFGASHAVSQAAVALYALLAGLGAYALCRRAMDRGAALAAAAILLTFPATALWARQVQLDVPALALLLAGAACLAAHLEDGAMRWLWAAAAFLGLAVLTRVQAMLALPLLLYLLLRPYPGRPPLKRRLAAVALAAVLAAPAFAMALWFSMENQALATATPGMPALASFENWTWYAARLPQALGWPAAAFIACCLPLVLARRSMAPAMRVGWLMAGVAWLFYTVVSNKDPRFNLPGYAFLFLAVAMTAWSCKPALARASLWLLLAVQLAQLAMAAVPVAAGYADAARAVQAAAPKKATVLVSAHRDGSFIYALRTLGQRRDIGVRRADKLFVDITIMRELGIRDRGLDRHAILALLDKEKVDILVVQPGYLGDQPTMREFEALLADRSLFAPIAAIPLSGQLDRSERQLLLFRRLHRP
- a CDS encoding SlyX family protein produces the protein MSSEDRFIDIEIKLAHQEDMVESLNQRIYEQQKQIDKLESMLHALAEHMRTRDASQQPINERPPHY
- a CDS encoding GtrA family protein translates to MSRSLPASAAASISLRSGIAFILVGGCATALHYLTAFACVVLFAVPVLAASGIGFVLSAAANYLANARFTFRSAAAHRSAAPRFAIVACSGLALNSILLAQGMAAGLGAVPAQILATIGVLIWNYLASALWTFRRRRQ
- a CDS encoding glycosyltransferase family 2 protein; this translates as MELLGQRTLDLPPPQAVRDCPRLSLVLPCFNEEEVLPETARQLSALVQRLLAEGSIAPGSAICFVDDGSSDRTWVRISQLAEDYPALCGIKLSANRGHQNALLCGLLTAPGDVLVSLDADLQDDLRAIPAMLKAYREGSDIVFGVRSSRVKDSFFKRATAQGYYRLLAALGVRIVYNHADYRLMSRRALEALREYGETHLFLRGLVLQLGFRTATVPYERAARFAGTSKYPLAKMLALAWQGVTSFSAYPLRLITGAGAIVSAGSIGLAAWALAIRLFTDQALPGWASVVIPMYFLGGIQLLGLGVIGEYLAKVYEASKQRPRFHVEKLCGRTFERGGER
- a CDS encoding cache domain-containing protein, whose product is MIALSARSLLLAGLLAGASFTASAVETVTKPEAETMVRKAVAYLKAHGRENTFAEVNKKDGQFVDRDLYIVVYGLDATVHAHGANARMVGKNLMEIKDVDGKAFVKERVTMAQKKVPFWQEYKFTNPVSGKIEPKAMYCIPEEDLVVCGGVYLK